One window from the genome of Lentibacillus daqui encodes:
- a CDS encoding TAXI family TRAP transporter solute-binding subunit: MRKKVLLLAVLIFAAGMILTACGESGKGSSSSSDSGGKKEEKTSLTLGTGSVGGVYYPLGGEMATLWKKNIDVDGLDISSVESGASVENVAKIQSGDFQLGIAQNTTMFDVINKTGEFEGKDMDDVVVLGALYPEAIQVATMESAGVDSIADLKGKKIAVGPPGGATRAAAELVLKAYGIEDGDYEAFEEGFGDAKDKLQNGTIDASIEVVGIPSSSTDELQASTKEVKLLDIDGDALKEVTDNSDYEEYTVEADTYDWLDEPVQTATAMAILIGSKSEISDDLAYQLTKTLVENAGDMSIQQAELITKDDIMTGIQDLPIHPGSQKYFDEEGIGE, encoded by the coding sequence GTGAGAAAGAAGGTATTGTTGCTAGCTGTTCTTATTTTTGCTGCTGGTATGATCTTAACCGCCTGCGGTGAGAGTGGAAAAGGTTCCAGCTCCAGCTCCGACAGTGGTGGAAAAAAAGAAGAAAAAACCAGCCTGACACTGGGAACCGGGAGCGTTGGTGGTGTTTATTATCCACTTGGCGGTGAAATGGCAACACTTTGGAAGAAAAATATTGATGTAGATGGGTTAGATATAAGTTCGGTTGAATCAGGGGCGTCTGTGGAGAATGTTGCCAAAATTCAATCAGGTGACTTCCAACTAGGTATCGCTCAGAATACGACCATGTTTGATGTAATCAATAAAACTGGTGAATTTGAAGGAAAGGATATGGATGATGTTGTTGTACTTGGCGCTCTTTATCCGGAAGCCATCCAGGTTGCGACAATGGAATCTGCTGGAGTTGACTCGATTGCTGATCTGAAAGGCAAAAAGATTGCAGTTGGCCCTCCAGGTGGCGCGACACGTGCGGCTGCCGAGCTGGTTTTAAAGGCCTATGGTATTGAAGATGGCGACTATGAGGCGTTTGAAGAAGGCTTTGGTGATGCAAAGGATAAATTGCAAAATGGCACAATTGATGCTTCCATTGAAGTGGTCGGTATTCCTTCTTCTTCCACCGATGAATTGCAAGCGTCGACAAAAGAAGTAAAATTACTTGATATTGATGGAGATGCGTTAAAGGAAGTCACGGATAATAGTGATTACGAGGAATATACAGTAGAAGCCGACACATATGATTGGCTAGATGAGCCTGTACAAACTGCTACAGCTATGGCAATATTAATTGGATCAAAAAGTGAAATCAGTGATGACCTTGCTTATCAACTGACTAAAACACTTGTTGAAAATGCCGGTGACATGTCTATTCAACAAGCAGAACTCATTACTAAGGATGATATTATGACAGGGATTCAAGATTTGCCAATTCATCCAGGATCACAAAAATATTTTGATGAGGAAGGTATTGGAGAATAA
- a CDS encoding AI-2E family transporter, producing MGDLTGKLFQNKGIKRVVIFALIVFILYLLRGMMNLILLTFIFTFLMDRLSSIILKKIPMNRRIIIIVQYVLIVGLLSFGIVKYLPIIISEISQLIKQLTDFYTQPQDNVVIDYIVTYIKEKQIADYFHQGVTFLLEYFSNIGKFGLQLLLALLLSLFYLLEKDRLIDFTKKFKDSKIAPFHEEIEYFSKKFAATFGKVIEVQFIIAIVNTVITTIALSLMGFPQLFGLAIMIFFLGLIPVAGVIISLIPLCFIAYSIGGIIQVVYILIIVAVVHAFEAYVLNPKLMSSKTNLPVFYTFIVLIFSEHFFGVWGLILGIPLFVFLLDVLDVVTIGKKNQIKEQ from the coding sequence ATGGGTGACTTAACAGGCAAACTTTTTCAAAACAAAGGGATAAAAAGAGTAGTTATTTTTGCTCTGATTGTCTTCATTTTATATTTACTTCGAGGAATGATGAATTTAATACTGCTAACGTTTATCTTTACCTTCTTAATGGATCGATTATCCAGTATCATTTTAAAAAAGATCCCGATGAATCGGAGAATTATTATTATCGTACAATATGTTCTGATTGTCGGATTATTGTCTTTTGGAATCGTGAAATATTTACCAATCATCATCTCTGAAATTTCACAGTTAATTAAGCAGTTAACAGACTTCTATACGCAGCCACAGGATAATGTGGTGATTGATTATATTGTGACGTATATTAAGGAAAAGCAAATTGCCGACTACTTTCATCAAGGTGTAACATTTTTATTAGAGTACTTTTCCAATATCGGCAAATTTGGTTTGCAGTTGTTGCTGGCCCTTCTTTTAAGTTTGTTCTATTTATTGGAAAAGGATCGATTAATTGATTTCACAAAAAAATTCAAGGACAGCAAAATAGCTCCTTTTCATGAAGAAATTGAATACTTTAGCAAAAAATTCGCAGCTACCTTTGGAAAAGTGATTGAAGTACAATTTATTATTGCGATTGTCAACACCGTCATCACAACAATTGCCTTATCATTAATGGGTTTTCCACAGTTGTTTGGGTTGGCCATCATGATTTTTTTCCTGGGATTAATACCCGTAGCCGGGGTCATCATTTCACTTATTCCGCTCTGCTTTATTGCATACAGTATCGGCGGGATCATTCAAGTCGTATACATTCTCATTATCGTGGCTGTTGTACACGCATTTGAAGCCTATGTTCTAAATCCGAAATTGATGTCATCGAAAACAAACCTGCCCGTCTTTTATACATTTATTGTATTAATCTTCTCAGAGCACTTCTTTGGTGTGTGGGGGCTCATACTCGGTATCCCATTATTTGTTTTCTTATTGGATGTATTGGATGTCGTAACCATTGGGAAGAAAAACCAAATAAAAGAACAATAA
- a CDS encoding LytR/AlgR family response regulator transcription factor produces the protein MNEPIKVLIIDDERYARQELAFLLEAYEFIDVIGEASNGEDAVVKALQLQPDVVFLDMEMPKIPGLEVAKSLQDMKKVPLIVFATAYPQFAAKAFRLPAVDYLLKPYDESELAETVTRIQNRLQPETAESSRSNSLKKLAIEVDGEIIYMPIDEIYYIFRDEKTTKMIAKTGELDLRVPLKDLEEKLKNYAFFRIHKSYLVNLDYVHKLSPWFNGAYQLEMENRKEKLPVSRNYVKALKNRLAL, from the coding sequence ATGAACGAACCAATCAAAGTACTGATCATTGACGATGAACGATATGCCAGACAGGAACTTGCTTTTTTACTGGAAGCATATGAATTCATTGATGTCATAGGGGAAGCTTCCAATGGCGAAGATGCTGTTGTTAAAGCGTTGCAGTTGCAGCCGGATGTCGTCTTTTTGGATATGGAAATGCCGAAGATCCCGGGGCTGGAAGTTGCAAAATCACTACAGGATATGAAGAAAGTCCCTTTGATCGTGTTCGCGACAGCCTACCCACAATTTGCAGCAAAGGCTTTTCGACTTCCTGCAGTAGATTACCTGCTCAAGCCCTATGATGAATCCGAACTCGCAGAAACTGTGACCAGGATTCAAAACCGCCTGCAACCCGAAACAGCAGAATCATCCCGTTCAAACAGTCTGAAAAAACTTGCCATAGAAGTCGATGGCGAGATAATTTATATGCCAATAGACGAGATATATTATATTTTCCGTGACGAAAAAACAACAAAAATGATTGCCAAAACAGGTGAACTCGATTTGCGGGTACCATTAAAAGATTTGGAAGAAAAGCTGAAGAACTATGCCTTTTTTCGCATTCACAAGAGCTATTTGGTCAATCTTGACTATGTTCATAAGCTGTCCCCCTGGTTCAATGGTGCCTACCAATTGGAAATGGAAAACAGAAAGGAAAAATTGCCCGTCAGCCGAAACTATGTGAAGGCACTTAAAAATCGGCTGGCCCTATAG
- a CDS encoding LytS/YhcK type 5TM receptor domain-containing protein, translating to MRLLDLLVTMLERVGVIIAVAFILTRLNFFRAMLRHDRLTWKQKGFAMLFFGFFGIIGTYFGVAFDIGNLKFASVNWSLATDEAIANSRVIGIVIAGLLGGWRVGLGAGLIAGIHRMTLGGFTALSCSTATVASGLLAGIFYRREKDLTLPMAFVIGALAETMQMIMIILISKPFEKALALVEVIGLPMIVANGIGTAIFMLIIRSVISEEEKASALQAQKTLSIAEQTLRYLQQGMTRESAKAVCQILFREIHPAAVAITDHTHILAHVGVANDHHRAGNLLQTHLTKQVIEHGRLMVAGKQAIDCKQDDCPLEAAIVAPLKQRGETVGTLKLYYQSKKEITDVEKQLLQGLSSLLSNQLELAETDYKLKLAKEAEIKALQAQISPHFLFNALNVIISLVRINPDQARKLLTSLSTFIRQNLEGTTVAFVSLQQELLHVKAFLEIEKARFVDKLQIIYDIDETTMKAKIPPLTLQPLVENAIRHGIKNMDKDCLVTISIKDNGEDILIKVMDNGAGMSKEMLEKVSKQYLTSSTSTGMGLYNVNRRLTMTFGNDVRLHFTSRPHKGTTVYCNIPREKVT from the coding sequence GTGCGTTTGCTGGATCTATTAGTGACAATGTTGGAGCGAGTCGGGGTTATTATTGCGGTAGCGTTCATTTTGACGCGGTTGAATTTTTTCCGTGCCATGCTCCGTCACGACCGGTTAACATGGAAGCAAAAAGGCTTTGCCATGCTGTTTTTCGGATTTTTTGGTATCATCGGCACGTATTTTGGTGTTGCTTTCGACATCGGTAATTTGAAATTCGCCAGTGTCAATTGGTCCCTGGCAACCGATGAGGCAATTGCCAATTCACGGGTTATCGGTATCGTAATTGCAGGTTTGCTTGGTGGCTGGCGGGTTGGACTTGGTGCGGGACTGATAGCAGGCATACACAGAATGACACTCGGCGGGTTCACTGCACTCTCTTGTAGCACAGCGACTGTTGCATCGGGCTTACTGGCAGGTATCTTTTACCGTCGTGAAAAAGATCTCACACTGCCAATGGCTTTTGTTATCGGTGCTTTAGCTGAAACGATGCAAATGATAATGATCATACTTATCTCCAAACCGTTTGAAAAGGCACTTGCACTTGTCGAAGTGATTGGCTTACCAATGATTGTGGCAAATGGGATTGGTACTGCCATATTCATGCTGATCATCCGCAGCGTCATTAGCGAAGAGGAAAAAGCATCAGCATTACAAGCACAAAAAACACTGAGTATCGCTGAGCAGACGTTACGTTATTTACAACAAGGCATGACCAGGGAATCCGCAAAGGCTGTCTGTCAAATTTTATTCCGAGAAATCCACCCAGCAGCGGTTGCAATTACCGATCACACCCATATTTTGGCACATGTCGGAGTTGCCAATGACCATCACAGAGCAGGCAATCTTTTGCAAACCCATTTAACAAAGCAGGTGATTGAGCATGGCAGGCTTATGGTGGCAGGTAAACAAGCCATCGATTGCAAACAAGATGATTGCCCGCTTGAAGCAGCGATTGTAGCGCCATTGAAGCAACGGGGGGAAACGGTCGGCACATTGAAATTGTACTATCAATCGAAAAAAGAAATAACGGACGTGGAAAAACAGCTGCTCCAAGGCTTGAGTTCGCTACTGAGCAATCAACTGGAGTTAGCGGAAACGGATTATAAGCTAAAACTGGCAAAGGAAGCAGAAATCAAGGCATTGCAGGCACAGATCAGCCCGCATTTTCTATTTAACGCGTTGAATGTCATTATTTCTCTTGTTCGCATCAATCCTGACCAGGCAAGAAAGTTGTTAACATCGCTTTCGACATTCATTCGGCAAAACTTGGAAGGGACTACAGTTGCTTTCGTATCATTGCAACAAGAATTGCTTCATGTCAAAGCATTTTTGGAAATTGAAAAAGCACGGTTTGTAGATAAGCTGCAAATTATTTATGATATTGATGAGACAACAATGAAAGCAAAAATTCCACCACTCACATTACAACCGCTTGTTGAAAATGCTATCAGGCATGGGATTAAAAATATGGATAAAGATTGTCTGGTGACTATATCCATCAAAGACAACGGCGAAGATATCTTAATAAAGGTGATGGACAACGGAGCCGGGATGTCAAAGGAAATGTTGGAAAAAGTCAGCAAGCAATACCTAACTTCCAGCACCTCTACAGGTATGGGACTATACAATGTCAATCGTCGTTTAACGATGACATTTGGTAACGATGTTCGTCTGCATTTTACGAGCAGGCCACATAAAGGAACCACCGTTTATTGCAACATTCCAAGAGAGAAGGTAACATGA
- a CDS encoding CC/Se motif family (seleno)protein yields MEVKLNDASRQWIASKGGHLTIKTLEVKTCCAPNVQEVLAVPGKPKNTGYFHKVRMDNINIYIHKSINPEKTLTLSLSGFGFLKSIATRLQ; encoded by the coding sequence ATGGAGGTAAAATTAAATGATGCATCCAGGCAGTGGATTGCATCAAAAGGCGGTCACCTAACAATTAAAACATTGGAAGTAAAAACTTGCTGTGCCCCAAATGTTCAAGAGGTTCTCGCCGTACCAGGAAAACCGAAGAACACTGGATATTTTCATAAGGTAAGGATGGATAACATAAACATCTATATTCACAAAAGTATCAACCCGGAAAAAACCCTTACACTATCCTTATCAGGCTTTGGCTTCTTAAAATCGATCGCGACCAGGCTACAATGA
- a CDS encoding carbon starvation CstA family protein yields the protein MNSVSIVIGSICILLIAYRLYGTFMASRVLKIDAYEKKNVPTPSHKLDDGRDYVPTNKWVTFGHHFAAIAAAGPLVGPVLAAQFGYLPSLLWLLIGAVIGGAVHDLVVLFCSMRRDGKSFSEVAKDELGPVAGFCTGMAMLFIITITMAGLSLVVLNALERNPWGTFAVGITIPIAMGVGLYHKKTGNLKLATIVGFALIMLAVIFGHYLNGTWLGDLLTFDSQTLAIILPIYAFFAAALPVWLLLQPRDYLSTFMKVGVFAALIIGVIAINPSIKFPAFTEFLGGGPVVAGPVWPFVSITIACGAISGFHVFVGSGTTPKMLNRWKDAKPVAFGAMLVECAVALMALIAAVSLEPGDYFAINSTPDQYAELGMQHVHLSELENEVNMDLEGRTGGAVTLAVGMTYIFKAIPFFANIAAYFYQFVILFEAIFILTAIDAGTRTARYLIQDFLGNFIKPLKRMDSIPANVVASALACLVWGYLLYSGDISSVWALFGVSNQLMASIGLIIGATVVLKIADKRWYMLTCLIPLAYLYVTVNVAGYWMTKNVYLNPDDPGYNVVNGVLSIIMLILGLVIIIAAIKKWSQLWKIPQAELVKQSDSEIAS from the coding sequence ATGAATTCGGTTTCAATCGTGATTGGATCTATTTGTATACTATTGATTGCGTATCGATTATACGGGACTTTTATGGCATCCAGGGTGTTAAAAATAGATGCATATGAGAAGAAAAATGTTCCGACACCATCCCATAAATTAGACGATGGCAGAGATTATGTGCCAACAAATAAATGGGTTACCTTTGGACATCACTTTGCGGCAATAGCTGCGGCTGGTCCGCTGGTTGGGCCAGTTTTGGCAGCACAGTTTGGTTATTTACCATCCTTGTTATGGCTTCTGATTGGTGCAGTCATTGGTGGAGCAGTTCATGACCTTGTTGTCTTATTCTGTTCGATGAGAAGGGACGGTAAATCGTTTTCGGAAGTCGCCAAGGATGAACTTGGTCCTGTTGCAGGCTTTTGTACGGGCATGGCCATGTTATTTATCATAACGATTACAATGGCTGGTCTTTCATTAGTTGTGTTAAATGCACTGGAAAGAAATCCGTGGGGAACTTTTGCAGTAGGCATTACCATCCCTATTGCAATGGGTGTTGGATTATATCATAAGAAAACTGGAAATTTAAAACTTGCCACAATAGTTGGTTTTGCCTTGATTATGCTGGCGGTCATATTTGGACACTATTTAAATGGCACCTGGCTGGGGGATTTGTTAACTTTCGACAGTCAAACGCTAGCAATCATTCTGCCAATCTATGCTTTCTTTGCTGCAGCTTTGCCAGTTTGGCTGTTGTTACAACCACGTGATTATTTGAGTACTTTTATGAAAGTAGGGGTATTTGCAGCACTTATTATTGGGGTTATTGCTATCAATCCTTCCATTAAATTCCCTGCTTTTACCGAGTTTTTAGGCGGCGGTCCAGTCGTTGCCGGTCCGGTCTGGCCGTTTGTTTCAATCACAATCGCCTGTGGTGCAATATCAGGATTTCACGTGTTCGTTGGATCAGGAACAACACCAAAAATGCTCAATCGCTGGAAAGATGCGAAACCAGTTGCATTTGGGGCTATGCTGGTTGAATGTGCAGTAGCATTAATGGCTTTAATTGCAGCAGTTTCGCTAGAGCCGGGAGATTATTTCGCCATCAATTCCACTCCTGATCAATATGCTGAACTCGGAATGCAACATGTTCACTTGTCAGAGCTGGAAAATGAAGTAAACATGGATTTGGAAGGTAGAACCGGCGGAGCAGTTACGCTTGCTGTAGGTATGACATATATTTTTAAAGCAATACCATTTTTTGCAAATATAGCGGCATACTTCTACCAATTTGTCATTTTATTTGAAGCTATATTTATTTTGACCGCTATTGACGCGGGGACACGAACAGCACGTTATCTTATTCAAGATTTTTTGGGCAACTTTATCAAGCCATTGAAAAGGATGGACTCTATTCCGGCCAATGTTGTTGCTAGTGCACTTGCTTGTTTGGTTTGGGGCTATTTGTTATATTCTGGTGACATCAGTTCTGTATGGGCACTGTTCGGTGTGTCGAACCAATTAATGGCATCGATTGGACTGATTATTGGAGCGACAGTTGTTCTTAAAATTGCGGATAAGCGGTGGTATATGCTGACATGTCTCATTCCGCTCGCTTACTTATATGTAACAGTAAATGTAGCGGGGTACTGGATGACCAAAAATGTTTACTTAAATCCTGACGATCCGGGATATAACGTAGTAAACGGTGTCCTATCCATTATTATGCTTATATTGGGTCTGGTTATCATTATTGCAGCGATTAAGAAATGGTCGCAGTTATGGAAAATTCCACAAGCTGAATTAGTAAAGCAATCTGATTCAGAAATTGCTTCATAG